The following proteins come from a genomic window of Vibrio vulnificus NBRC 15645 = ATCC 27562:
- a CDS encoding succinylglutamate desuccinylase/aspartoacylase family protein — protein sequence MTTHYLDDVIQGHQVIQSLNVDDLPAGEHKFWFRIATNALGQWQHMPVLVFKGTESGKKFVITAGVHGDEYNGVLAAQQVARDLVGQSMAGCVTILPTINLTGMLNHSRDFYSADPDVSPANLNRFFPGDDKGNEAQRYLHAIWHHVLKPNAELAIDLHTQTSGAIYPLYIFADFRLAQSLEMARLAGPDAILNDPGDAGVLETVWNQHGIPSITIEVGMGRYTESDLVARTAAGIANILRYHNVIQGDSNAPKPAFEGQSVTSIRAELGGFILPQVTMMQSVEQGELLAIQYDSFGDEVWRYHAPKAGIVLSHNIESMRAAGALVVRLIHS from the coding sequence ATGACAACACACTACTTAGATGACGTTATTCAAGGTCACCAAGTAATCCAATCTCTCAACGTGGATGATCTTCCCGCGGGAGAACACAAATTTTGGTTCCGCATTGCAACCAATGCACTTGGTCAGTGGCAACACATGCCTGTCCTCGTTTTCAAAGGCACCGAATCAGGGAAGAAGTTTGTCATTACCGCTGGTGTTCATGGTGATGAATACAATGGTGTGCTGGCGGCCCAGCAGGTTGCACGCGATTTAGTGGGCCAGTCTATGGCAGGCTGCGTGACCATCCTACCCACCATTAATCTAACGGGTATGCTCAACCACAGCCGCGATTTTTACTCTGCCGATCCAGACGTTTCTCCTGCGAATCTAAACCGCTTTTTCCCGGGTGACGACAAAGGCAATGAAGCACAGCGCTATCTGCACGCTATTTGGCACCATGTATTAAAACCCAATGCTGAACTGGCGATCGATCTACACACTCAAACCAGTGGCGCTATCTATCCTCTGTATATTTTTGCTGATTTTCGTCTTGCTCAATCATTGGAAATGGCGCGCCTTGCAGGACCCGACGCGATTTTGAATGATCCTGGCGACGCAGGCGTGCTGGAAACAGTATGGAATCAGCATGGTATCCCAAGTATCACCATTGAAGTGGGTATGGGGCGTTATACCGAAAGCGACTTGGTTGCTCGCACCGCTGCTGGCATCGCCAATATTCTGAGATATCATAACGTCATCCAAGGCGATAGCAACGCACCTAAGCCGGCCTTTGAAGGGCAAAGCGTGACCTCTATTCGCGCTGAGCTCGGTGGCTTTATCCTACCACAAGTGACCATGATGCAATCGGTCGAACAAGGAGAGCTGCTGGCGATTCAATATGACAGCTTCGGTGATGAAGTTTGGCGTTACCACGCACCGAAAGCCGGTATCGTACTCAGTCACAATATTGAATCCATGCGCGCGGCAGGCGCACTGGTGGTGAGATTGATTCACTCATAA